A genomic stretch from Setaria viridis chromosome 1, Setaria_viridis_v4.0, whole genome shotgun sequence includes:
- the LOC117850902 gene encoding uncharacterized protein — protein sequence MPISFKYWDDCLDPEDMRLMWQDPVVSKEWTDAGEEQGQKVHLSRDPDGEAYLTQTEMMAVASIIVHRHFKSQLDPYMIGALAEIASGRRLFVDTYDRKTKETKVGIMQVAPEVAQWLGRELGYKKYDIEDDTNLLYWPLVNVYFGAAYAKWLFSCDDKQRTEEFVVRAYKGGKKKASHKSTSPIFQRYLYVKESLLSIRQPEICNEITPDLENLSSTEAQLIYWDSKVSEADMDAMWKHPDVYKEWTKSGERRGNVRFSHDAKKRPYLSRVEVKAVAEIIISRHLTTRGSKPEALAALAEVCSMRFVHGVSTRTGLMGIDYPTAAWLSRDCGYRAYTVISVDDLYNPFASMYFGASYLAWLSHYEGREQSYEFIVQAYLGGPENVNLQETGPLWNQFLEALTQYQDPKKDNNSCCIL from the exons ATGCCCATAAGCTTCAAATATTGGGATGACTGCTTGGATCCAGAGGATATGAGATTAATGTGGCAAGATCCTGTTGTAAGTAAAGAGTGGACTGATGCTGGAGAAGAGCAGGGACAGAAAGTTCATCTCTCACGGGACCCTGATGGTGAGGCATATCTCACACAAACTGAAATGATG GCGGTGGCTTCAATCATTGTTCATAGACATTTCAAATCACAACTAGACCCG TATATGATAGGCGCACTTGCGGAAATTGCAAGTGGAAGGAGACTCTTTGTAGATACCTATGATCGCAAGACAAAAGAGACCAAGGTTGGCATAATGCAGGTAGCACCTGAAGTTGCTCAATGGCTTGGAAG GGAATTGGGTTACAAGAAATATGATATTGAAGATGATACCAATTTGCTCTACTGGCCTCTTGTAAATGTCTACTTTGGTGCTGCTTATGCCAAATGGCTCTTCTCTTGTGATGACAA ACAAAGAACTGAAGAATTTGTagttagagcatataagggTGGCAAAAAGAAGGCTTCTCACAAATCAACTTCCCCCATTTTCCAGCGTTATCTTTATGTGAAAGAGAGCTTGTTGTCTATAAG ACAACCAGAAATTTGCAACGAGATCACTCCTGACCTTGAAAATTTATCAAGCACAG AAGCACAGTTGATATATTGGGATTCCAAGGTATCAGAGGCTGATATGGATGCAATGTGGAAACATCCTGATGTGTATAAGGAGTGGACAAAATCCGGTGAGCGACGTGGAAATGTACGATTCTCCCATGATGCAAAGAAGAGGCCTTACCTTTCTCGCGTGGAGGTGAAG GCTGTTGCAGAAATAATCATATCACGCCATTTGACCACTAGAGGATCAAAACCA GAAGCTCTTGCGGCACTTGCAGAGGTCTGCAGTATGCGTTTTGTTCATGGAGTAAGTACCCGGACTGGATTGATGGGAATAGACTATCCTACTGCTGCATGGCTTTCCAG GGATTGTGGTTACAGGGCGTATACAGTGATCTCTGTGGATGATCTCTACAATCCTTTTGCATCAATGTACTTTGGTGCATCTTACTTGGCATGGTTGTCGCATTACGAAGGAAG GGAACAAAGTTATGAATTCATTGTTCAAGCTTACCTTGGGGGACCAGAGAATGTTAACCTTCAGGAGACTGGTCCACTTTGGAACCAATTCTTGGAGGCATTAACACAGTATCAAGATCCAAAGAA GGATAATAATAGCTGCTGTATTTTGTGA
- the LOC117852910 gene encoding uncharacterized protein, with product MEEGLDAAVPPPCRLGSEAGAAPGPGRQCCGGCGGCGLGLAWLVRRLRRRGRRALRSAAASAASSQQRRRACQYDPLSYARNFDLGGCDGDADDAARVYYGCSFSSRFVLVPAASQSAGAVSAGAAQAAVATAS from the coding sequence ATGGAGGAAGGGCTGGACGCCGCGGttccgccgccgtgccggctcGGCAGCGAGGCCGGGGCTGCGCCGGGGCCCGGCCGCCAGTGCTGCGGCGGCTGCGGTGGGtgcgggctcgggctcgcgtgGCTGGTGcggcgcctgcggcggcggggcaggcgGGCGCTGCGctccgcggcggcctcggcggcgtcgtcgcagcagcgccgccgcgcgtgCCAGTACGACCCGCTCAGCTACGCGCGCAACTTCGACCTCGGCGgctgcgacggcgacgccgacgacgccgcgcgGGTCTACTACGGCTGCTCCTTCTCGTCCCGCTTCGTGCTCGTCCCCGCCGCGTCGCAGTCCGCCGGCGCCGTCTCTGCCGGCGCTGCTCAAGCAGCGGTCGCGACTGCTAGCTAG
- the LOC117857661 gene encoding nuclear transcription factor Y subunit C-4, protein MEPSSSQPQPVTGVGSQAYPAAYVPPAMVPGAPSVVPPGSQPAAPFPNPAQLSAQHQMVYQQAQQFHQQLQQQQQQQLREFWTTQMDEIDQTTDFKNHTLPLARIKKIMKADEDVRMISAEAPVVFAKACEVFILELTLRSWMHTEENKRRTLQKNDIAAAITRTDIYDFLVDIIPRDEMKEEGLGLPRVGLPPAMGASADSYPPYYYMPAQQMPPGGGMMYGGQQGHQVTYMWQQPQGQEEEPPEEQQQQQRSA, encoded by the coding sequence ATGGAACCATCCTCCTCACAGCCACAGCCTGTGACGGGTGTTGGGTCACAAGCTTATCCTGCTGCCTATGTGCCTCCAGCAATGGTACCTGGAGCTCCTTCTGTTGTTCCTCCTGGCTCACAGCCAGCAGCACCATTCCCCAATCCAGCTCAACTCAGTGCTCAGCACCAGATGGTCTACCAACAAGCTCAGcaatttcaccaacaactacagcaacagcaacagcagcagctcaGGGAGTTCTGGACTACCCAGATGGATGAGATCGATCAGACAACTGACTTCAAGAACCACACCTTGCCACTTGCAAGGATAAAGAAGATAATGAAGGCTGATGAGGATGTGCGGATGATCTCTGCAGAAGCTCCCGTAGTCTTTGCAAAGGCATGCGAGGTATTCATATTAGAGCTGACATTGAGGTCATGGATGCACACAGAAGAGAACAAGCGCCGGACCTTACAGAAGAACGACATTGCAGCTGCCATCACCAGGACTGACATATATGACTTCCTGGTGGACATAATTCCTAGGGATGAAATGAAAGAGGAGGGACTTGGGCTTCCAAGGGTTGGCTTGCCGCCTGCTATGGGGGCGTCAGCTGATAGCTATCCACCGTATTACTATATGCCAGCACAACAGATGCCACCAGGAGGTGGAATGATGTATGGTGGTCAGCAGGGTCACCAGGTGACGTATATGTGGCAGCAGCCTCAGGGGCAAGAGGAAGAGCCTCctgaagagcagcagcagcagcaacggtCAGCCTGA
- the LOC140221526 gene encoding uncharacterized protein, translating to MACRRRRCGSEGAGNAPNLSDGSRAGMARNRRLILGFMFGYYDEALDALPLERMPALASRLLEAGVCFGFGDPVTNIMANTLSCAPDDVDGEPAPAPDGARKRKRKKASWDARAREEILPKIAAGDAPSPPEARTIAERSLEGLVTFLTSYFRYLPTWDALRYLCLSRADLLVAVHLIELHRCHRREDKFSIDSHAVKTALKCAALSARLPNVDAFLTGSSALVSCLDDMPAEIFGRRLSVPVVTRLSELLEETLELKKPSIPFDLAAIRCQEYEMKVRLR from the coding sequence ATGGCCtgccgacggcggcgctgcgggAGCGAAGGCGCCGGCAACGCCCCGAACCTTTCCGACGGCTCGCGGGCGGGCATGGCTCGCAATAGACGCTTGATTCTGGGGTTCATGTTCGGCTACTACGATGAGGCGCTCGACGCGCTGCCACTGGAGCGCATGCCGGCGCTTGCCTCGCGCCTCCTTGAAGCCGGCGTCTGCTTCGGCTTCGGCGACCCCGTCACCAACATCATGGCCAACACCCTCTCCTGTGCCCCCGACGACGTGGACGGCgagcccgcgcccgcgcccgacgGCGCCAGGAAGCGGAAGCGGAAGAAGGCCTCGTGGGACGCAAGAGCGAGGGAGGAGATCCTCCCCAagatcgccgccggcgacgcccccTCTCCTCCGGAGGCACGGACCATCGCCGAGCGCTCCCTGGAGGGCTTGGTCACCTTCCTGACATCGTATTTCCGCTACCTCCCCACCTGGGACGCGCTGCGCTACCTCTGCCTGTCCCGGGCCGatctcctcgtcgccgtccaccTCATAGAGCTACACCGCTGCCACCGTCGCGAGGACAAATTCAGCATCGACTCACATGCTGTCAAGACTGCTCTCAAATGTGCTGCTTTGTCGGCGAGGCTGCCCAATGTTGATGCATTCCTCACCGGCTCGTCTGCGCTAGTTTCTTGCCTCGACGATATGCCCGCGGAGATTTTCGGCCGCCGCCTCTCTGTTCCGGTCGTGACCAGGTTGTCTGAATTGCTGGAAGAGACACTGGAACTGAAGAAACCGAGCATTCCTTTTGATCTGGCTGCAATTCGCTGTCAGGAATATGAGATGAAGGTCCGCCTGCGCTGA
- the LOC117844849 gene encoding disease resistance protein Pik-2, which translates to MADLALGAARSVVKGTLDKVQSAIETEKKLRQVAQSDLAFITEEFQMVQSLLEVVDERRAKNKVVKTWVGQVRDLAYDVEDGMEFVAHLDTKPDWWHRWLLPCMARPLDEAVAELKQLKARVEAVSNRNTCYNLIGESGFKPITQQQLVPSAVMGETSSLDMLTEMKANAKMHQDFGVLTQLITNEGNNNALRVIWVWGTGDDLGFMSIVRKAYQAPDICQIFPCRGWFKLTHPFSPHEVLRSLMAQFYTSSCLQNGDAADVGELASMEEAATTQAGLINNFMKQANEKRYLVVLENVSTMGQWDAIRTYLPDSNNDSLVIMCTQQCEIANMCVADSYRALELKHYSACVLFKEAPQYNEDERRYKGDGEDEMKHGGGLKHFHRMPTLRIDAARGWLEQFSLVGRESLRNQLANFVTKGRFGGWQVMSVCGIPGVGKSALVKYWYYERMTKRDVRFDKYSWLHVSQPFNLRKFCQSLLPDLHSESSQASGAEDPIGTCSTILKEHRCLVVVDDLHSDEEWDLIRPVLAHKNSQNVVIVITNDASMAMRCADNEELVLNVKCLERDAAIDVFKNEVHRRNPYSSLIGSAYCDEIEELILKCGGIPKVIVAIVDALATKTVTAFSSARNLNARFIPELESNPDLSDSVRGIFSWMDSFIRTCPDYLKQCLLYLSIFPRQQTIRRRRLVRRWIAEGYCMDTESSSLEERAEWSFSKLVDLSMIQQPPHSAIDVLNYRMIFCQVNNFVGEYIFSQPMEEKLVLQLKGSCPLTTQSTGRHLVIDRSWDRDMIVFKNINFSRLRSMTVFGEWRSFFVSGTESMKVLRVLDLEDVTGVTDKDLEQMVKLLPRLKFLSLRKCTDIHNLPSSLGVLRQLETLDVRHTSIVTMPVTIAKLKKLQYLRAGTVMPTEERQTASSSSRLSELRRRQQVEGVKVATGIEKLTALHTLGIVNVGDAGGKAILKELRKLTQLRKLGVSGVNKKNINEFCSAISCHVHLESLSVRLSKDYHDRLNDTKLSPENLQSLTLFGFVQGLPAWIGGLHKLTKLDLEITISAKVDIHGVLGRIIQLCILRLHVKLLNDDDNVRLDFRVEMNQVEARCYMNVKILDIACSSSTLHVSFGSKAMENLEVLTARCCSGSTLQFSGLKDLAICRLKEVRLVGFHDDNILEIRTQLGEHPNKPLAVKEQVSSRRPHRYST; encoded by the exons ATGGCGGACCTCGCACTTGGGGCTGCCAGATCGGTGGTGAAGGGGACGCTGGACAAGGTTCAGTCGGCGATCGAAACGGAGAAGAAGCTGCGGCAGGTTGCGCAGAGTGACCTGGCGTTCATTACCGAGGAGTTCCAGATGGTGCAGTCCTTACTGGAAGTTGTGGACGAGAGGCGCGCCAAGAACAAGGTGGTGAAAACCTGGGTGGGGCAAGTCCGTGACCTGGCCTACGACGTTGAGGATGGCATGGAGTTTGTCGCCCATCTGGACACCAAGCCCGACTGGTGGCACCGCTGGCTCCTGCCTTGCATGGCTCGGCCCCTGGATGAGGCGGTGGCCGAGTTGAAGCAGCTCAAGGCAAGGGTTGAGGCTGTGAGCAACAGGAACACTTGCTACAACCTTATCGGTGAATCAGGCTTCAAGCCCATCACACAGCAGCAGCTGGTGCCCAGTGCTGTCATGGGTGAAACATCATCCCTTGACATGCTTACTGAAATGAAGGCCAATGCAAAAATGCATCAAGACTTTGGTGTTCTCACCCAGTTAATCACAAATGAAGGCAATAATAATGCTCTTCGAGTGATCTGGGTCTGGGGGACGGGTGATGATCTTGGTTTCATGTCGATCGTCAGGAAGGCCTACCAAGCTCCGGATATCTGCCAAATCTTTCCATGCCGTGGCTGGTTTAAGCTGACACATCCTTTCAGTCCCCATGAGGTCCTACGGAGCTTGATGGCTCAGTTCTACACAAGCTCTTGCCTGCAAAATGGAGACGCTGCAGACGTAGGTGAACTGGCGAGTATGGAGGAGGCAGCAACGACGCAAGCCGGGCTCATCAATAATTTCATGAAGCAAGCAAATGAGAAGAGGTACCTAGTCGTCCTGGAAAATGTGTCCACCATGGGACAGTGGGATGCCATCCGGACGTACCTACCGGATAGCAACAATGACAGCTTGGTCATCATGTGCACGCAACAATGTGAAATTGCAAACATGTGCGTCGCAGATTCATACCGAGCGTTGGAGCTGAAGCACTACTCGGCATGTGTTCTCTTCAAGGAG GCTCCTCAGTACAATGAGGATGAACGGAGATACAAGGGTGACGGAGAGGATGAAATGAAACATGGAGGTGGCCTTAAGCACTTCCACAGAATGCCCACACTTAGAATTGATGCTGCCCGTGGATGGCTGGAGCAATTTTCCCTTGTTGGACGTGAGTCACTGAGGAATCAACTTGCTAACTTCGTGACCAAGGGAAGGTTTGGAGGTTGGCAAGTGATGTCTGTGTGTGGGATACCGGGCGTTGGGAAATCAGCTCTTGTGAAATACTGGTACTATGAACGGATGACTAAACGCGACGTACGGTTTGACAAGTACAGTTGGCTCCATGTGTCGCAACCTTTCAATTTAAGGAAGTTCTGTCAGAGTTTACTGCCAGACCTACATTCAGAATCTTCTCAAGCCtcgggagccgaagaccccatTGGAACGTGCAGTACGATCCTGAAAGAACACCGGTGCCTTGTCGTTGTTGATGACCTACACTCCGACGAAGAATGGGACTTGATACGGCCTGTCTTAGCACATAAAAACTCCCAAAATGTTGTCATCGTCATTACAAATGATGCGAGCATGGCCATGCGTTGTGCAGATAATGAAGAGCTCGTTCTTAACGTCAAATGTCTAGAACGAGATGCTGCCATTGATGTCTTCAAAAACGAG GTGCATCGGAGGAATCCATACTCCAGTTTGATTGGTAGCGCATATTGTGATGAGATAGAAGAACTTATTTTAAAGTGTGGCGGAATCCCAAAAGTaatagttgctatagttgatgCTTTGGCAACAAAGACAGTTACCGCTTTCAGTAGCGCAAGAAATTTAAATGCCCGATTTATCCCAGAACTGGAGAGCAACCCAGATTTGTCTGACAGTGTCCGAGGAATATTCAGTTGGATGGATTCCTTCATTCGTACCTGCCCAGATTACCTCAAGCAATGTCTTTTGTACCTCTCAATTTTCCCACGGCAACAAACCATTCGAAGGAGGCGTCTAGTGAGGCGGTGGATCGCAGAGGGTTACTGCATGGACACTGAATCTAGTTCTCTGGAGGAGAGAGCGGAGTGGTCCTTCTCCAAGCTCGTTGATTTGAGTATGATCCAACAGCCACCACATTCAGCCATTGATGTACTCAATTACAGAATGATTTTCTGCCAGGTGAACAACTTCGTTGGTGAGTACATCTTCTCACAGCCAATGGAAGAGAAGCTCGTGCTTCAACTGAAGGGCAGTTGCCCCCTAACCACTCAAAGCACAGGGCGTCACCTTGTCATAGACAGAAGCTGGGACAGAGACATGATTGTCTTCAAGAACATCAACTTCTCGAGGCTACGGTCGATGACAGTGTTTGGGGAGTGGAGATCATTCTTCGTCTCTGGAACTGAAAGTATGAAGGTGCTTCGAGTGCTTGATCTGGAGGATGTGACTGGTGTGACAGATAAAGACCTCGAGCAGATGGTGAAGCTGCTGCCTCGCCTCAAGTTCCTTTCCCTGCGGAAATGCACAGACATCCATAATCTGCCAAGCTCACTGGGTGTTCTGAGGCAGCTCGAGACTCTGGATGTCAGACACACCTCCATAGTCACCATGCCAGTGACCATCGCGAAGCTAAAGAAGCTGCAGTATCTCCGCGCTGGAACAGTTATGCCGACAGAGGAACGACAAACAGCAAGCAGTTCGTCCAGATTGTCTGAATTAAGAAGACGTCAACAAGTAGAAGGTGTTAAGGTGGCTACCGGGATTGAGAAACTGACAGCATTGCACACACTTGGCATCGTGAACGTCGGTGATGCAGGAGGGAAGGCCATCCTGAAAGAACTAAGGAAGCTCACCCAATTACGCAAGCTTGGAGTGTCCGGTGTCAACAAGAAAAATATCAATGAGTTCTGTTCTGCCATCTCATGCCATGTTCATTTGGAATCCCTTTCAGTGCGGCTGAGCAAGGATTATCATGACCGTTTGAATGACACCAAGTTATCTCCAGAGAACCTTCAGAGCCTTACGCTGTTTGGGTTCGTCCAAGGGCTGCCTGCATGGATTGGAGGTCTTCACAAGCTCACAAAGTTGGATTTGGAGATAACCATATCAGCAAAAGTTGACATACATGGTGTCCTTGGGAGGATAATACAGCTATGCATTCTGCGTCTCCATGTCAAGTTGCTTAACGATGATGACAATGTGCGGCTTGATTTTCGTGTAGAGATGAATCAAGTAGAGGCCCGCTGTTATATGAATGTTAAGATCCTCGATATTGCCTGCAGCAGTTCCACGTTACATGTGTCCTTTGGATCAAAAGCAATGGAAAATCTTGAGGTGCTGACGGCTCGTTGCTGTAGTGGGTCCACACTGCAGTTCTCTGGGCTAAAGGATCTCGCTATATGCAGACTCAAGGAAGTTCGGCTTGTGGGTTTCCATGATGACAACATACTTGAGATAAGGACTCAACTCGGGGAGCATCCAAACAAACCTTTGGCGGTGAAGGAACAAGTTTCCTCGCGTCGTCCTCATCGATATTCAACTTGA
- the LOC117833918 gene encoding MADS-box protein ZMM17 — MGRGKIEIKRIENSTNRQVTFSKRRGGLLKKANELAVLCDARVGVVIFSSTGKMFEYCSPACSLKELIEQYQHATNTHFEEMNQDQQVFVEMTQMKNEMDKLETGIRRYSGDDLSSLTLDDINDLEQQLEYAVNKVRARKHQLLNQQLDNLRRKEHILEDQNTFLYRMIHENQQAALGAEVKLGEMAPLAMLPPPAFGAPHPGCYYGGESSSTAPQLHPDVGFRLQPAQPNLQQDPACGGLHGHGLQLW, encoded by the exons ATGGGTCGCGGGAAGATCGAGATCAAGAGGATCGAGAACTCTACGAACCGGCAGGTCACCTTCTCCAAGCGCCGGGGCGGGCTGCTCAAGAAGGCCAACGAGCTCGCCGTGCTGTGCGACgcgcgcgtcggcgtcgtcaTCTTCTCCAGCACCGGCAAGATGTTCGAGTACTGCAGCCCTGCCTGCAG CTtgaaggagctgattgagcagtATCAGCACGCTACCAACACCCACTTTGAGGAGATGAACCAGGATCAG CAAGTATTTGTGGAGATGACGCAGATGAAGAACGAGATGGACAAGCTGGAGACGGGCATCAGGAGGTACAGCGGCGACGACCTCTCCTCCCTCACCCTCGACGACATCAACGACCTCGAGCAGCAGCTTGAGTACGCCGTCAACAAAGTTCGCGCAAGAAAG CATCAGCTCCTGAACCAACAGCTTGACAACCTGCGTCGCAAG GAGCACATCTTGGAAGACCAGAACACCTTCCTGTACCGCATG ATCCACGAGAACCAGCAGGCGGCGCTGGGCGCCGAGGTGAAGCTGGGGGAGATGGCGCCGCTGGcgatgctgccgccgccggcgttcgGGGCGCCGCACCCCGGCTGCTACTACGGCGGCGAGTCGTCGAGCACGGCGCCGCAGCTGCACCCCGACGTCGGGTTCCGGCTGCAGCCGGCGCAGCCCAACCTGCAGCAGGACCCGGCGTGCGGCGGCCTCCATGGCCACGGCCTGCAGCTGTGGTAA